One Polyangiaceae bacterium DNA segment encodes these proteins:
- a CDS encoding diacylglycerol kinase family protein, with protein MTDAARSGGLGAGSVPPASERIAVVVNGNARSVTDEVISTLDQILLGGDLFVSRKLEDSREIAKTLIARGYGTVLTGGGDGTFTVIVSDVIREARAQSRPLPRFGLLKLGTGNALAWVVGASRAKGRGLAADIQRLREDAGSRRVRLVEVDGFLTPFAGFGIDAVVLRDYNEARAMLQKTVLRRYASGGLGYVVGSVTRSLPSYFFRAEPHCRVTNEGKDAYRMGDKGQTLGPPIPKGEVIYEGPAKIAALGSIPFYGFGFRFFPFADEREDRMQLRVSTIGPVQFVRSFRAIWRGEFHDPSVVFDYLVDAVRIEVDPPTVFQIGGDPRGERTSVSARLSPEVLRIVDFYAPPRADDS; from the coding sequence ATGACAGACGCGGCCCGGTCAGGAGGACTCGGCGCTGGCTCGGTGCCCCCGGCCAGTGAGCGGATCGCGGTGGTGGTCAACGGCAACGCGCGCAGCGTGACCGACGAGGTCATCTCGACCCTCGACCAGATTCTGCTGGGCGGCGACTTGTTCGTCTCCCGGAAGCTCGAGGACAGCCGCGAAATTGCCAAGACTCTGATCGCTCGCGGCTACGGCACGGTCCTCACTGGCGGGGGCGATGGAACGTTCACCGTAATCGTCTCCGACGTAATCCGAGAGGCTCGCGCCCAGAGCCGCCCGCTCCCGCGCTTCGGCTTGCTCAAGCTCGGCACTGGCAACGCCTTGGCGTGGGTGGTGGGCGCCAGCCGCGCGAAGGGCAGGGGACTGGCCGCGGACATCCAGCGACTGCGGGAGGACGCAGGAAGCCGCCGCGTGCGCCTGGTGGAGGTCGATGGCTTCTTGACCCCCTTTGCGGGCTTCGGCATCGATGCGGTCGTCTTGCGCGACTACAACGAAGCGCGCGCCATGCTGCAGAAGACCGTGCTGCGGCGCTACGCCTCCGGGGGCCTCGGCTACGTCGTGGGGTCAGTCACGCGGTCCTTGCCGAGCTACTTCTTCCGCGCCGAGCCGCATTGCCGCGTGACGAACGAAGGCAAAGACGCCTACCGCATGGGCGACAAGGGGCAAACCCTCGGACCTCCGATCCCGAAGGGCGAGGTCATCTACGAGGGCCCTGCCAAGATAGCGGCGCTGGGTAGCATTCCCTTCTACGGCTTCGGATTTCGCTTTTTCCCCTTCGCCGACGAGCGCGAAGATCGCATGCAGCTGCGTGTCTCCACCATCGGACCGGTGCAGTTCGTGCGCTCCTTTCGTGCCATTTGGCGCGGCGAGTTTCACGACCCCTCCGTGGTGTTCGACTACCTGGTCGACGCCGTGCGCATCGAGGTCGACCCCCCAACGGTCTTCCAGATCGGGGGCGACCCGCGCGGGGAGCGAACGAGCGTGAGCGCGCGGCTGTCGCCGGAAGTGCTCAGAATCGTGGACTTCTACGCGCCACCGCGAGCCGATGACAGCTGA
- a CDS encoding metallophosphoesterase: MKLVRVVLSDLHLGTGRRRGAHNPLEDFHHDDRLAELLDYYSTGKYADFEVEVILNGDIFDLMKVDVDGGWPTEVTEALAIDKLRRCLEGHPRAVAALRGFLERPGKRITYIPGNHDPELLLPAVQDLLRRYVAPGAAAGRLSFVTASEVYSLPEGIQIRHGHQFEAIFRMDYKRLMLSERGRPEVMALPWGTLWCMQVLFPAKRKRPHIDQVVPFRRFLAGAILFDFSFTFAFCVRTALHFLTKRLRNVSGVFGKLRAVPAVLRDEILAISDFDTAAIRTLRRLRGVHTLIVGHSHAPRVRALEGGKLYVNTGSWVRMINLDVQHLGQENGLTYALIEYDAEGKPETNLLRWFGMHREHEPVLYQS, from the coding sequence ATGAAGCTCGTTCGGGTGGTGTTGAGCGACCTGCACTTGGGGACGGGTCGTCGCCGCGGCGCTCACAACCCTTTGGAAGACTTCCACCACGACGACCGCCTGGCGGAGCTCCTCGACTACTATTCCACGGGGAAATACGCAGACTTCGAGGTCGAAGTGATCCTGAACGGTGACATCTTCGATCTGATGAAGGTCGACGTGGACGGCGGCTGGCCCACCGAGGTCACCGAGGCACTTGCCATCGACAAGCTTCGACGCTGTCTGGAGGGGCATCCACGCGCGGTAGCCGCCCTGCGCGGCTTCCTCGAGCGACCCGGCAAGCGCATCACCTACATTCCTGGAAACCACGATCCGGAACTGCTGCTCCCGGCGGTGCAGGATCTGCTGCGCCGCTACGTGGCCCCCGGTGCTGCTGCGGGCCGGCTGAGCTTCGTGACTGCCAGTGAGGTCTACTCGCTGCCTGAGGGCATCCAGATCCGCCACGGCCACCAGTTCGAGGCGATATTCCGCATGGACTACAAGCGCCTGATGCTCAGCGAGCGCGGACGACCCGAAGTCATGGCCCTGCCCTGGGGGACCCTGTGGTGCATGCAAGTGCTCTTTCCCGCAAAGCGCAAGCGACCCCACATCGACCAGGTCGTCCCCTTTCGGCGGTTCCTGGCTGGAGCGATACTCTTCGACTTCAGCTTCACGTTCGCGTTCTGCGTGCGGACGGCGCTGCACTTCCTGACGAAGCGCTTGCGGAACGTCAGCGGCGTGTTCGGAAAGCTGCGCGCGGTGCCCGCGGTCTTGCGCGACGAGATCCTCGCCATCAGTGACTTCGACACGGCGGCGATTCGCACCCTGCGCCGATTGCGTGGAGTTCACACGCTGATCGTCGGGCATTCCCATGCGCCGCGAGTGCGTGCCCTGGAGGGCGGGAAACTCTATGTAAATACCGGCAGCTGGGTACGCATGATCAACCTGGACGTTCAGCACCTAGGCCAGGAAAACGGGCTTACCTACGCGCTGATCGAGTACGATGCGGAAGGGAAACCGGAAACGAACCTGTTGCGTTGGTTCGGGATGCACCGGGAGCATGAACCGGTTCTCTACCAATCATGA
- a CDS encoding MerR family transcriptional regulator → MSRSMRMAELSRQSGVPRETIHYYLREGLLPEPLRTGRTRATYDERHLERLRLIRRLREERFLPIAVIRSMVQVGLEGGDIDTGALSALARMTPASAGSEPIERDVVELARERGLLGAEFDAAALDGASGRDLLVAVRQAAELDPEARELSLADMAACAPVVARMVREEAAVFFQRALASGRLADTIGALARSRLAVQRYLVSYRSLSMQQVVQQLLDAMQEARQPKVELLPPGGGGTGDACPRAGDAHGWVWRQMMTGREARIRELSPEQCGRLSASTRALVDLIFGGALEVPVLERFALGRLRLAEGELAKALSSSEDGKLERVVNALGAVLSVDPSNDADPARVALASLRRGLLLVRLPESLGLRPRAQADLRNVVAALGAAPGKVEAESALCMEGNARLALAREAAAANQTHAALRILESGVALEDDGPLGAATRALHESLRLTSTQDSWPGG, encoded by the coding sequence ATGAGCCGTTCGATGCGCATGGCCGAGCTGAGTCGGCAGAGCGGCGTGCCCCGGGAGACGATTCACTACTACTTGCGCGAGGGGCTGTTGCCTGAGCCGCTGCGCACCGGCCGCACCCGCGCGACCTACGACGAGCGCCACCTGGAACGCTTGCGTCTCATTCGGCGCCTTCGCGAAGAAAGGTTCTTACCTATCGCGGTGATACGCAGCATGGTGCAAGTAGGACTCGAAGGCGGAGACATCGACACGGGCGCCCTGAGCGCGCTCGCGCGGATGACACCGGCCAGCGCAGGGTCAGAGCCCATTGAGCGCGACGTAGTGGAGCTGGCGAGGGAGCGTGGGCTGCTTGGCGCGGAGTTCGATGCCGCCGCCTTGGACGGCGCCAGCGGGCGCGATCTACTCGTCGCAGTGCGGCAGGCTGCGGAGCTAGACCCTGAAGCCCGAGAGCTCAGTTTGGCCGACATGGCGGCCTGCGCTCCCGTCGTCGCGCGCATGGTTCGCGAGGAGGCGGCCGTGTTCTTTCAACGAGCGCTCGCGAGCGGACGGCTCGCGGACACCATCGGGGCCTTGGCACGGAGCCGGCTCGCAGTGCAGCGCTATCTAGTCAGTTATCGAAGTCTGAGCATGCAGCAGGTGGTGCAGCAGTTGCTGGATGCCATGCAAGAGGCACGACAACCCAAGGTGGAGCTGCTTCCGCCGGGCGGAGGCGGGACTGGCGATGCATGTCCGCGCGCGGGCGACGCCCATGGCTGGGTATGGCGCCAGATGATGACCGGTCGGGAAGCCAGGATTCGTGAGCTGTCGCCGGAACAATGCGGGCGTCTCAGCGCGTCGACGCGCGCGCTGGTGGACCTGATCTTCGGAGGCGCGCTCGAGGTCCCGGTCCTCGAACGCTTTGCTCTCGGGCGCCTTCGCCTCGCCGAGGGCGAGCTGGCCAAGGCGCTCAGCAGTAGCGAAGACGGCAAGTTGGAACGGGTGGTCAACGCGCTCGGCGCCGTGCTCAGCGTGGACCCCAGCAATGACGCCGACCCGGCCCGCGTCGCCCTGGCGTCGCTGCGGCGCGGGCTTCTGCTCGTGCGGTTGCCGGAGTCCTTGGGTCTACGTCCGCGCGCCCAGGCCGATCTTCGCAACGTCGTCGCGGCGCTGGGTGCTGCGCCGGGCAAGGTGGAAGCCGAAAGCGCTCTGTGCATGGAGGGCAATGCGCGCCTTGCTCTCGCTCGGGAGGCGGCAGCGGCGAACCAGACCCACGCGGCCCTGCGCATCCTCGAGTCGGGCGTCGCCCTCGAGGACGACGGTCCCCTGGGGGCAGCGACGCGCGCGCTTCATGAATCCCTGCGGCTGACTTCGACGCAGGATAGTTGGCCCGGCGGTTGA
- a CDS encoding J domain-containing protein, whose amino-acid sequence MKLPGRLGPATLGDVMGCLHRAGASGVLELVETRGVHQGRTHQLYLSRGLVSHVKSALAVPKLGELLQREGFLPSDVRSKFVRGLMSQRAARAGEVLTRDAGVPAAVVIAALRRQLKLKVDALHQLEDLQLRFRVALRPPEAPLVDIPLSPHEFLHGRARQRDRTAGAGPEARPQGVAGGRARALRVLGLEASATEHDVQRAFRRLAREFHPDRHPGASERERVELLQQFSALSAAYHQLCA is encoded by the coding sequence ATGAAGCTACCGGGCCGCCTGGGACCGGCGACTCTCGGAGACGTCATGGGCTGCCTCCACCGCGCAGGCGCCAGCGGTGTGCTCGAGCTCGTGGAAACCCGCGGCGTGCACCAGGGGCGCACCCATCAGCTGTATTTGTCGCGAGGGCTCGTCAGCCACGTCAAGTCCGCATTGGCCGTGCCGAAGTTGGGTGAGCTGTTGCAGCGTGAGGGATTCCTGCCGTCGGACGTTCGCTCCAAGTTCGTGCGTGGCTTGATGAGCCAGCGGGCGGCGCGCGCCGGTGAGGTGTTGACGAGAGACGCGGGAGTTCCGGCGGCAGTGGTGATTGCCGCTCTGCGCCGCCAGCTGAAGCTGAAGGTGGATGCTCTGCATCAGCTCGAAGACTTGCAGCTTCGCTTTCGTGTCGCCTTGAGGCCGCCCGAAGCACCGCTCGTGGACATCCCGCTCTCGCCGCACGAGTTCCTACATGGCCGTGCTCGCCAGCGAGACCGCACCGCTGGTGCGGGGCCTGAGGCTCGCCCGCAGGGAGTTGCAGGCGGACGAGCGCGCGCGCTGCGCGTGCTCGGTCTCGAAGCGTCGGCCACCGAGCACGACGTCCAGCGCGCCTTCCGGCGATTGGCGCGGGAGTTCCATCCCGATCGGCATCCTGGCGCCAGCGAGCGCGAGCGCGTGGAGCTGTTGCAGCAGTTCTCGGCGCTTTCGGCCGCCTATCACCAACTCTGTGCTTGA
- a CDS encoding chlorite dismutase family protein: MAAIDPNFSPDVMEHGAERDGKPQEMNNRLFMQLLAFESDAPELSIQQIGAALDEAGARAVIYQDVNHAQGLAVLSFSDEPADFVKRTRAGISKVSGLRARPELSMLGRTYSTGYEPDLEYWLLRRPAETVKNADWPWAVWYPLRRSGAFEKLEPRERGGILREHATIGKAYGHADLAHDIRLACHGLDANDNEFVIGLVGKELHPLSHVVQSMRGTRQTSEFIVQMGPFFVGYAVWHSRA, translated from the coding sequence ATGGCCGCCATAGACCCCAACTTCAGTCCCGACGTGATGGAGCACGGCGCCGAGCGCGACGGCAAGCCCCAGGAAATGAACAACCGGCTGTTCATGCAGCTGCTCGCCTTCGAGAGTGATGCACCTGAACTTTCCATACAGCAAATCGGCGCGGCGCTGGACGAGGCCGGGGCCCGAGCCGTCATCTACCAAGACGTGAACCACGCCCAAGGTTTGGCCGTCCTTTCCTTCAGCGACGAGCCCGCGGATTTCGTGAAGCGAACGCGCGCAGGAATCAGCAAGGTCAGTGGCTTGCGCGCTCGCCCGGAGCTCAGCATGCTCGGACGCACCTACAGCACCGGGTACGAGCCGGATCTGGAGTACTGGCTCCTTCGACGACCAGCAGAAACCGTCAAGAACGCCGATTGGCCCTGGGCCGTGTGGTACCCGCTGCGACGCAGCGGTGCCTTCGAGAAACTCGAACCGCGCGAGCGCGGCGGAATCCTGCGCGAGCACGCCACCATCGGCAAAGCCTACGGCCACGCCGACTTGGCTCACGACATCCGCCTCGCGTGCCACGGCCTCGACGCGAACGACAACGAGTTCGTCATCGGTCTGGTCGGCAAGGAGCTCCATCCCCTGTCCCACGTGGTGCAGTCCATGCGCGGCACACGACAAACCTCGGAGTTCATCGTGCAGATGGGCCCGTTTTTCGTGGGCTACGCGGTGTGGCATAGCCGCGCTTGA